The genomic segment TGAGgaaggattcagtcggtcttcccacctgtcgacacaccagcatctgctgaatttgtgggaaaggattcactcagtcatctgacacAATGGCTCATCAGCGTGTTTACACTGgcgagcggccgttcacctgctcagactgtgggaaggaattcactgagtcatccaacctaatggcacatcagcgagttcacactggggagaagccgttcacgtgctcagtctgtgggaagagattcacttggttatccacactacagagtcatcagcgagttcacactggggagaagccattcacctgctcagtctgtgggaagagattcactgattcatccaacctacagagacatcagcgagttcacactggggagaagccgttcacctgctcagtctgtgggaagagattcactgattcatccaccgtacagagtcatcagcgagttcacactggggagaagccgttcacctgttcagaatgtgggaagggattcactcagttatccaaactacagattcatcagcgagttcacactggggagaagccattcacctgctcagaatgtgggaagggattcactcagttatccgccctgcagagacatcagcgagttcacactggggagaagccgttcacctgctcagtctgtgggaagagattcactgattcatccaacctacagagacaccaattagttcacacaggggagaagccgttcacctgctcagtctgtgggaagagattcactgattcatccaccctacagagtcatcagcgagttcacactggggagaagccattcacctgctcagaatgtgggaatgtattcactcggtcatcccaactactggcacaccagtcagttcacactggggagtggccgtttacctgctcagaatgtgggaaaggattcactcaatcGTCCACCCTACTGACACAtctgcgagttcacactggggaaaaaccgttcacctgctcagtctgtgggaagagattcactcagtcatccaacctacagagacatcagcgagttcacactggggagaagccgttcaccagCTCAGAacgtgggaaaggattcattcagtcatccaagctactggcacaccagtcagttcacaatggggagtggccattgttatgAATCCCTAGATTTCGTttcctgtggactgtcattttgagagagagggagagagagggagagagattaagaatggaaatcagtctgacttgcagcttgtttacatcactcacagcttgtttagttttaaccgaggacacagacactcagagtcagactgagatgaaggaggaaaaatggaaggatcaAAACAAGGGAACtggtggccaagggtcactgtagagaactttcctatgcccacaagggtgggttaattatcgattcagcgAACATCAAATGTGAGGTTGTCACCTCATTTGATCCATACGAGTGGATctgatttggggtatcctgtgaagaccacttatgtgttaacccttgcctgggtgtggtgtgggaattcacttgaagacgataccccttgtgacaagtcactttcggtgataatttgtatgtggatttggaacaacgatggataaaatctacagcgactgttctTTCGTTTTACCACTGTGGAATTCGAcagaattgccttctcttgaCATTTACCCTGcactacaaatatctctctctcatcacctattctgtggttgaactgaactttcatagttcaccatctcaagactccaagccttgtttcccctgagctcaatagtttgggagttatatttacacacaagtacacataacactgttaacttttgtttatcttgctaATTACTATATTGTTAGTAGATACGAATAAAGGTAGTGGATGTAACATCAAAAACAGACTCTAAGGGTAGTCTATTGCGTCTGGCTCATTTCTAAAGCGTTACGGTTCATAACAAAATTTGGGCTTGCATCCGGGATATGAACAGATTTGAGGGCGTATTGATTAATTATCGATTTCATtggagaaatcccttttgatttatttgtgtgtggaaaatcagcaggaatggatgttgatagatttctggaagcACCAGCCTCTGAGGCGTTAGaggacaccagaaggattgagttgttgagtattgctaaaaggttaaaacttgctaaggtgaaatcgacaatgaggaggtcacagatgcagaggataatagctgaacattatgtatctgagggtgtgtttaaagtggaggagttggaggtgtttcctggAAGTAAACCAAGTGAGCTTAGGCTcccgtacaagttagaaaaattaaagatggaggctgtggaaaggcagaggcaggttGAGGCTGGACAGGCAGGAAAACAGCCAttactattctgccatcatccatgCTAGTGTCCCTTTGCAATCAACTTTGGTGAGCTCTTCTC from the Mobula birostris isolate sMobBir1 chromosome 13, sMobBir1.hap1, whole genome shotgun sequence genome contains:
- the LOC140207402 gene encoding uncharacterized protein, with amino-acid sequence MAHQRVYTGERPFTCSDCGKEFTESSNLMAHQRVHTGEKPFTCSVCGKRFTWLSTLQSHQRVHTGEKPFTCSVCGKRFTDSSNLQRHQRVHTGEKPFTCSVCGKRFTDSSTVQSHQRVHTGEKPFTCSECGKGFTQLSKLQIHQRVHTGEKPFTCSECGKGFTQLSALQRHQRVHTGEKPFTCSVCGKRFTDSSNLQRHQLVHTGEKPFTCSVCGKRFTDSSTLQSHQRVHTGEKPFTCSECGNVFTRSSQLLAHQSVHTGEWPFTCSECGKGFTQSSTLLTHLRVHTGEKPFTCSVCGKRFTQSSNLQRHQRVHTGEKPFTSSERSRHARPGEGPGLRVHAFPSPAVRKDRSRFCVSWGLTAVRKGRDRVLLDGWRLRALRSRSPDFSFAPEPGWWDQLLFPGWERMVTEEKLFEGGYPEISRSHKVLRE